A region of Vigna radiata var. radiata cultivar VC1973A chromosome 6, Vradiata_ver6, whole genome shotgun sequence DNA encodes the following proteins:
- the LOC106763888 gene encoding flavonol synthase/flavanone 3-hydroxylase: MRIKEASPFLRRVRNMEVLRVQTIASKENDGAIPAIFVRAETEQPGMTTVKGVNLEVPIIDFSNPNEEKVLHEIVEASREWGMFQIVNHEIPSDVIRKLQSVGKEFFELPQEEKELIAKPAGSDSLEGYGTKLQKEINGKKGWVDHLFHIVWPPSSINYHFWPKNPSSYREVNEEYCKYLRGVVDKLFKSMSKGLGLEEDELKEVANEEEMLYLLKINYYPPCPLPDLVLGVPPHTDMSYLTILVPNEVQGLQASRDGRWYDVKYVPNALVIHVGDQMEILSNGKYKAVFHRTTVNKDKTRMSWPVFIEPKAEREVGPHPKLLNQDNPPKYKTKKYKDYAYCKLNKIPQ, from the exons ATGAGAATTAAGGAAGCAAGTCCATTTTTGAGAAGAGTGAGAAACATGGAGGTGCTGAGGGTTCAAACCATTGCTTCAAAAGAGAACGATGGTGCAATACCAGCCATATTTGTTAGGGCAGAAACAGAGCAACCGGGCATGACAACGGTGAAAGGGGTGAACCTTGAGGTGCCGATTATTGATTTTAGCAACCCAAATGAAGAGAAAGTGTTGCATGAGATTGTGGAAGCAAGTAGAGAGTGGGGAATGTTCCAAATTGTGAACCATGAGATTCCTAGCGATGTTATAAGAAAGTTGCAGAGTGTGGGGAAAGAGTTCTTTGAATTGcctcaagaagaaaaagagttaattGCTAAGCCTGCTGGCTCTGATTCTTTGGAAGGTTATGGCACCAAGCTTCAAAAGGAGATCAATGGCAAAAAAGGGTGGGTTGATCATTTGTTCCATATTGTGTGGCCACCTTCCTCCATCAATTATCATTTCTGGCCAAAGAATCCTTCTTCTTACAG GGAAGTGAACGAAGAATACTGCAAGTACCTACGTGGGGTGGTGGACAAATTGTTCAAAAGTATGTCAAAAGGGTTGGGGCTGGAAGAAGATGAGCTAAAGGAAGTAGCAAATGAAGAAGAAATGCTTTACCTTTTGAAGATCAACTATTACCCACCTTGTCCTCTTCCTGATCTTGTATTGGGTGTGCCACCACACACAGACATGTCCTACCTCACCATTCTCGTACCCAACGAGGTGCAGGGCCTCCAAGCTTCTAGGGATGGTCGATGGTACGATGTTAAGTATGTTCCCAATGCCCTCGTCATTCACGTTGGTGACCAAATGGAG ATTCTTAGCAATGGAAAATATAAGGCAGTTTTCCACAGAACTACAGTGAACAAAGACAAGACAAGAATGTCATGGCCAGTGTTCATAGAACCCAAAGCAGAACGTGAGGTTGGTCCTCACCCAAAGTTGCTTAACCAAGATAATCCTCCAAAATACAAGACTAAGAAATACAAGGATTATGCTTACTGTAAGCTCAATAAGATCCCACAGTGA